One window of the Oncorhynchus keta strain PuntledgeMale-10-30-2019 chromosome 31, Oket_V2, whole genome shotgun sequence genome contains the following:
- the LOC118364255 gene encoding mediator of RNA polymerase II transcription subunit 18, with the protein MEAPPVSVLPITGGTINMMEYLLQGSVLDQALEILLHRLRGLCDNMEPETFADHELVYLLKGQQGNPFLLRARRSLSHPTVPWHLRYLGQPEVGDKSRHALVRNCVDVAASHSLPDFLNEMGFRMDHEFIAKGHIFRKGVLKVVVSKLSRILVPGNTENTEPLSLSYLVELSVLAPAGQDTMSEDMRSFAEQLKPLVHLEKIDPKRHM; encoded by the exons ATGGAGGCCCCACCAGTCTCAGTGCTGCCCATCACGGGGGGCACAATTAACATGATGGAGTACCTGCTCCAAG GCAGCGTCTTGGACCAGGCCCTCGAAATCCTATTGCACCGCCTCCGGGGCCTTTGTGACAACATGGAACCCGAGACATTTGCCGACCATGAGCTGGTCTACCTCCTGAAGGGCCAGCAGGGCAACCCGTTCCTGTTGCGAGCCCGCCgctccctctcccaccccacaGTGCCCTGGCACCTGCGCTACCTGGGCCAGCCGGAGGTGGGTGATAAGTCCCGCCACGCGCTGGTTCGCAACTGTGTGGATGTGGCCGCCTCGCACAGCCTGCCCGACTTCCTCAATGAAATGGGCTTCCGCATGGACCACGAGTTCATAGCTAAGGGCCACATTTTCCGCAAAGGTGTGCTCAAAGTGGTAGTGAGTAAACTGTCTCGCATCCTGGTCCCCGGGAATACAGAGAACACTGAGCCGCTGTCACTCTCCTACCTGGTGGAGCTCAGTGTATTGGCCCCTGCGGGCCAGGATACCATGTCAGAGGACATGCGCAGCTTCGCTGAGCAGCTCAAGCCCCTGGTTCACCTGGAGAAGATTGACCCCAAGAGACACATGTAA